The genomic interval ATATTTGCCAATGTAATAGATGTTCGGATTTTAGTTAAAGATTTGAATGAATTTGTTTATAAGTGAATTGAAGCTGTTTGATCTACCTTCATGTTCCTGTGGATATTTGAATCCTAAAAATGGTTCACAGACCTTGGAACAGATGTTTCCTGCAGGAGAAACAGAGGAAAAAATGGACCAACTttacaataaacaaaaacccagGGACCTGGGGTCAGAAGAATGTGCTGTTTCTCATGGGATGGTTGAGTGAAAGATGTCCCCAACTCCATGCTGAGGATCAGACCCTGGACCTTTTGTATGCCAAgtaagtactctgccactgagccttAACCCTAGTCCCCATAATAAGAACTTTTAAACATTGAATTCATAGTGAATCTTAGATGCCAGCCAGTCTGTTGGTCACCTCAGTGCTCACTCAGGGACTCATGAGCATAGTGGCCATAGTGGCTGAGTTAGAGTCTGTGCACAGGTTCCAAGGCTGAGAGACTAATGATGTTACATGTTCAATAGAGAGCAACACTGAACCCCAGTGTGCATGATCTTCTGAAAAGGCCAACTCGCTGTTTGGTGGCAAATTGATCATATTGGTCTATTCCACCCTAGAATTTACAATGTCTCATGCTTTAAATGAAATTTGTTGAAGTATGTTCTAGATGTGGGCTTGCCTTCTCCACCTGCAGAATCTTATCCAGCAGGTTCTTGTTTTCTCTACCAATGCAGGATCTTGCAAAGTATCACCTCAGGTCAAGACAACTACTTTATAGCTTATAAGTGCAATGGTAGCACATGGCTACAGGGCACACCATCTAAAAAGCTACAGCAATGAAAGTCCTTTTAAAGACCCAGATGAGGTACCCATTTGGAAGTGACACTGGTAGGGTGGGGCCCTTCAGTATGTGGTATACAACTCAATAGTCAATATATGGTTCTGTGTACCTTATCTAGTAACCAGGGGTACATGTAGGAGTACCCTGCTCACCATCTCTCAATGACATACTTAGAGAAATTGCTTCCTGCCTGTAATTGTAGGGTCTGTGAGTGGacgtctctgtgtgtgtgtttgtgtgctttCTGCTAAGTGACAGAGTTAAGAGTTTCATGAAACATAAAAGCCATGGCTGCTTTCTTAACACTCTACATGCTAGTAAATTGGTAAGCAAAGAAAGAGGTAACTAACCCTGATCATTAGGAGGGAAGGATGTTGCTATAtagcagaaggagagaggaaTGCACTTGGTACTCAGGTGATTCATGCTATCCAGGCACTTGCATGTCCAGCTCTAAGTGCAACCACAGCCTCATAAGAGCTCAGACCCATCAGGCAAGAGGAGGAAGATCTACCCATCAGACAAACCACTTAGCCCAGAGAAGGGTGGTAAGAAAGGGATATGATGTTTTGATCTCCAAGAGCAGCAAGGGCTCTGGTTTTCCTTTTCCACTGACCATTCTCTTTTACACTTCTCCAAAACTTGTAACCAGTCAGCTCTGCCTAGATGGAATGAACTATTTAAGCAGGTGGATCTCAGCAATGTAAAGGAGGACAGTTGTGGATACTGTTGGCACCCTGCCTGAGCATCTATTCTGCAATTGCTGTGTGTTGGTGAATAAAATGTACAGCTTTACCTTTCCCCAGAGAAGTAAGTGCCCTCGCTAAAGGAGGCTGTGTGCTACCCCTCCACTTTACACATGTGGCTGACAGACAAAAAAGGTCCCCTTGCCTTGAGGCAGGACCAAATCTGGGGCAGTTTGTCCTCCAGAGTTTTCCTGGGGTTGGGGTTTGAAGGTGGTTTCCGGGTGAGACCACACCTTGCTTAGCTTGTCTCCTGTACAATCTGTTCCCCTTACTTCTCTTTGGAGAGAATGGCCGCAGTAGGCCATCTAAAAATTGTCTTCTCAGGCTATTTCTAGGGAACTTGATCCAAAGCAGCTATGTAAACTCAATACTGATGGTGAATTTTACAGTATGTGAAGTCTATCTCAACAAAACTGTTGAACTGGGGGAGTAGCCCAGTGGTTTAGAGCACTTCCTTGtgttcagtctccagcactgcaaaacaaagaaataacctACCccacaaaaaactccacccaacttattatttacaataataaagatttttttctcttttaaaaaaaatctcacctCATTAGAGTGGTGCGTCCCTGAGAAAGTGAGTATGTGAGTATCACTTATTTAAAGGGAAAACATGTTTGTTCTTGAGCTCCCACTATCAGTACTTGTtcttcttaaaacactaaattctacTAAAATGGTCTCCTATAGTCAGTCAGGAGTTAACTTAGTCTGTGGCAGATCAAGGCAATCTTTTGTCATTAATGTGGTTGATGATCTGTCTTTTTCTCAGTGCACCTCTGACACAAAGCACAGACATACTCAATGTTTATATAAGTCAATATTTAttgtaaaaaagagaaaacaatgaaaacaatgcAAACGATGCTCAAGATGATCATAAAAGCATACTAGCAAGTCTCAGGTACTGGGCAGGGTAGGAAAGGCAGCAGGACAGCTCTTCCTGAACAGTCCTTGGCTACTATGAGGCATAGTATCCAACTCATTCTACTAAAATGGAGTAAAGCTTCTATGCTGTTGGGGAGGCTTTAAAAGAAGCTGTTCAGAAAGCGGACTTCTTGTAATCCAAAAGGGTATTCCTTGCAGCACAACTGTATGACCTGATGTTTAAAAGTAGTGTCTGTGTATGACCAGATACAGCTAAACCTGTCACCTGTTTTTAGTTAACTGTAATGGAAACCTCTTCCTGTCACCTTGGCCTTAAGAGCTCCTGAAATAGTAGGTGCTCAAGAAAAGTTGTATGTttaaaaacattgtttaaaaAGTTCGCTGGGAGACTCAAGGGGAAAAAAGGACAAAGGCCTCTAGATTCTGCAGGGGGTAATGGGTTAATCAGGGATTAACAATCACTCTCTTGGCAGGAATACAACTAATAGTCCCTGAGGTCAGTTTTGGGAGGAAAACAACTCAAACACCTAAGTGTCCATTTACtaaagagatacaaaagtgtgTTCCCTGATTCTCTGCTGTGCAGCTGGGGGTTGGGGTGGGAAGGTGTGAAAGACACTGATCCTTAATCCTGCTGCAAGGAGGTTAGTGGGATCTTATGCCTGTCTAGTGTGCTGGTGCTGACCTCATCCTGCACCACCAGATGGTGGGTTTGCAAGAGGCTGAGCAGGGTTGGTCTGGAGAGGTTCTCCATTCAGAGCTGAGGGGTATTCCAAAAGGCTCCCTCCACGTCCCCAAGTCAGCCATGTGAggctggagatgggctctcaaTCCTGCCACACTGCTCTTGGTCTGGTTCATCCTCCTCTTTCTGCTCCAACTTGAAGTTCTGTAAACAAGATCACAAGTGAGGACTGGCCTTGGCATTTGCCCAACTGTACCTCTGATACATTTAGGGGTGGCAAAGGCAGGCAAATGCCATTATATTGGATTATGTTCCACATCTCTGGGGAAGAGGCCCTGGAAACTGGGCCTGACCTACCTCTAGCTCCTGCAAAACCTCATCCATGAAGTCCTGGGAATTCTGTTTGTAAGACACAGCTAATCGAATTGCATCATTGAAGAGCTGAAGGTGAGGAAGAGATGGTAGAAACAAAGTGTGGCAGTGGGCAGAGGGTCCTGGACCCCACCCCCAAAACTGACAAGCTCACCTTCAATTCACCTCCCCATCAACCTGAACCCATGCACAGTCAATGGACTTTTTCCTTAACAAGTACAGGCCCACTACCCTTTTCTGTCCCTGCCACTGCCTGCTCACTGCCCCCGTCCTCATCACTTCCATTCACAGCCTCCCTGAGACTTCAGCACCTATGCCCCACCTCTCCAGCTGCCTCTGAAGTTTACCATTACCTTCACAACGTTGGTACCATTGGCAGCTGAAACAAAGTACATGGGCAGGGAGAACTTCTTGGCAAAATTGAAGCTTTTCTGAGTC from Castor canadensis chromosome 8, mCasCan1.hap1v2, whole genome shotgun sequence carries:
- the Rabl2b gene encoding rab-like protein 2B isoform X3 translates to MDFWDTAGQERFQSMHASYYHKAHACIMVFDVQRKVTYKNLGTWYAELREFRPEIPCIVVANKIDADMQVTQKSFNFAKKFSLPMYFVSAANGTNVVKLFNDAIRLAVSYKQNSQDFMDEVLQELENFKLEQKEEDEPDQEQCGRIESPSPASHG